The following coding sequences are from one Vibrio syngnathi window:
- a CDS encoding sensor domain-containing diguanylate cyclase, translated as MHQANESEVVIRRLYQITNDYRKGFDIQIAQLLIMGLERFNLDIGILSKIDGNTYLVEHSVKPEGVELNSGDIFDTGSTYCAITCKSVAPICIEYCGKHDKYATHPAYQSFGLESYIGIPIFVNDELYGTLNFSSPAPYHREFKEFDIDVMRLMASWIEVELVRRQQERKLTELNEKLEYQALYDPLTHLPNRRCLFKTLNAEVEQLKGSLGKGTLAVVDIDFFKVVNDTYGHQMGDVVLKKVSNVLRNNIQDGEFVARFGGEEFILWYPNSTPSGVEDKFMTLLQEMKKITLDSKPITISIGACHFELSAGDSKGERMSALDSLIKVADECLYMAKQNGRDQFISRPYHQEHSDS; from the coding sequence ATGCACCAAGCTAATGAAAGTGAAGTTGTTATACGTCGTTTGTATCAAATCACCAATGATTACCGAAAAGGGTTCGATATTCAGATCGCTCAGCTGCTTATCATGGGGCTTGAACGTTTTAATTTAGACATTGGTATTTTGTCGAAAATTGATGGTAATACTTACTTAGTTGAACACTCTGTCAAACCGGAAGGGGTTGAGCTCAATAGTGGCGATATCTTTGATACTGGGTCGACTTATTGTGCGATAACTTGTAAATCTGTAGCACCTATTTGCATTGAATATTGTGGTAAACACGACAAGTATGCGACACATCCTGCCTATCAATCTTTTGGGTTAGAGTCTTATATTGGTATCCCAATTTTTGTTAATGATGAGCTTTATGGCACCTTAAACTTTTCAAGCCCAGCTCCCTATCATCGCGAGTTTAAAGAGTTCGATATCGACGTTATGCGGTTAATGGCGTCATGGATCGAAGTGGAACTCGTGAGAAGACAGCAAGAACGTAAATTGACAGAGTTAAATGAAAAACTTGAATATCAAGCTTTGTACGATCCTCTGACCCACTTGCCGAATCGACGTTGCTTGTTCAAAACGTTGAATGCAGAAGTGGAGCAGTTAAAAGGCTCTCTAGGTAAAGGGACACTAGCCGTCGTAGACATCGATTTCTTTAAGGTCGTTAATGACACTTACGGTCACCAAATGGGTGACGTTGTTTTAAAGAAAGTGTCAAACGTTCTGCGCAATAATATTCAAGATGGAGAGTTTGTAGCTCGCTTTGGTGGTGAAGAGTTCATTCTTTGGTATCCAAATAGTACACCAAGTGGTGTTGAAGATAAGTTCATGACTCTTTTACAAGAAATGAAGAAAATCACACTAGATAGTAAGCCTATCACCATATCAATTGGTGCGTGTCATTTTGAGTTGAGCGCTGGAGATAGCAAAGGGGAGAGAATGTCGGCATTAGACTCGCTAATCAAAGTTGCCGATGAATGCCTGTACATGGCTAAACAAAATGGACGAGATCAGTTTATATCTCGCCCATATCATCAAGAACACTCAGACTCGTAA